The following proteins are encoded in a genomic region of Triticum dicoccoides isolate Atlit2015 ecotype Zavitan chromosome 1B, WEW_v2.0, whole genome shotgun sequence:
- the LOC119349692 gene encoding sugar transporter ERD6-like 4: MSFRDESGGEDGSGGRSSSASDLRKPFLHTGSWYRMSAGGGGAMDRLGSSAYGLRDSSISALLCTLIVALGPIQFGFTCGYSSPTQDAIMADLGLTLSEFSLFGSLSNVGAMVGAIASGQIAEYIGRKGSLMIAAIPNIIGWLAISFANDSSFLFMGRLLEGFGVGVISYTVPVYIAEIAPQNMRGALGSVNQLSVTIGILLAYTLGMFVPWRILSVLGILPCSILIPGLFFIPESPRWLAKMGKMEDFESSLQVLRGFETDISAEVNEIKRSVASSRRRTTIRFAEIKHKRYSVPLMIGIGLLILQQLSGVNGIFFYAASIFKAAGLKNSNLATCGLGAVQVVATGITTWLTDKAGRRLLLIISAVGMTVSLLVVSVSFFVKDNIEEASHLHSVMSMLSLAGLVAFVLAFSLGMGAIPWIIMSEILPVNIKSLAGSTATLANWMTSWLITMTASLMLNWSNGGTFAIYAAVSMGTLLFVCLCVPETKGRTLEEIAFSFR; this comes from the exons atgagCTTCCGGGACGAGAGCGGCGGGGAGGACGGCAGCGGGGGCCGGTCCTCCTCGGCGTCCGACCTGCGCAAGCCCTTCCTGCACACGGGCAGCTGGTACCGGAtgtccgccggcggcggcggcgccatggaCCGCCTCGGCTCCTCCGCCTACGGCCTCCGCGACAGCTCCATCTCCGCCCTGCTCTGCACCCTCATCGTCGCGCTCGGCCCCATCCAGTTCGGCTTCACCTGCGGCTACTCCTCGCCCACCCAGGACGCCATCATGGCCGACCTCGGCCTCACCCTCTCCGAG TTCTCTTTATTCGGATCCCTGTCCAACGTCGGGGCCATGGTGGGCGCCATTGCCAGTGGCCAGATCGCCGAGTACATCGGCCGTAAAGGG TCTCTGATGATCGCCGCAATCCCGAACATCATTGGGTGGCTTGCAATATCGTTTGCAAAT GATTCCTCATTTTTGTTCATGGGCCGATTGCTGGAAGGATTTGGGGTCGGTGTCATATCCTACACG GTGCCAGTTTATATAGCAGAAATTGCTCCACAGAACATGAGAGGAGCTCTTGGTTCAGTCAATCAG CTCTCTGTTACAATCGGTATACTGCTTGCCTACACATTAGGCATGTTTGTTCCTTGGAGAATTCTCTCAGTTCTTG GCATTTTACCTTGCTCAATCCTGATACCTGGGTTGTTCTTCATCCCCGAATCACCAAGGTGGCTG GCAAAAATGGGAAAGATGGAGGATTTTGAATCTTCGCTGCAGGTTCTGCGCGGATTTGAAACTGATATCTCAGCAGAAGTAAATGAAATAAAG AGATCAGTTGCCTCATCTAGGAGGAGGACAACCATACGATTTGCAGAGATCAAACACAAGAGATATAGTGTTCCTCTTATG ATAGGAATTGGTCTCCTTATACTTCAGCAACTAAGTGGTGTCAATGGCATTTTCTTCTATGCTGCAAGTATCTTCAAAGCTGCTG GTCTTAAAAATAGTAATCTAGCAACATGTGGTTTGGGGGCTGTTCAG GTGGTTGCTACTGGAATCACAACCTGGTTGACTGACAAAGCTGGTCGACGGCTACTTCTCATT ATCTCTGCTGTAGGGATGACAGTCAGTCTTCTCGTTGTTTCTGTGTCATTTTTTGTGAAG GACAACATAGAGGAAGCTTCTCATTTACACTCTGTGATGAGTATGCTTTCACTGGCTGGACTTGTG GCATTTGTGCTTGCATTTTCCCTTGGCATGGGAGCCATCCCATGGATCATAATGTCTGAG ATTCTTCCTGTTAACATCAAGAGTCTTGCCGGAAGCACCGCCACCCTCGCAAACTGGATGACGTCGTGGCTCATCACGATGACCGCGAGCTTGATGCTAAACTGGAGCAACGGAG GAACCTTTGCTATATACGCGGCGGTGTCCATGGGCACCCTCCTCTTCGTGTGCCTGTGCGTGCCGGAGACCAAGGGAAGAACACTCGAGGAGATCGCGTTCTCGTTCCGCTGA